A portion of the Marinobacter alexandrii genome contains these proteins:
- the ilvC gene encoding ketol-acid reductoisomerase → MAQINFGGTLEEVVTREEFPLEKAREVLKNETIAIIGYGVQGPGQALNLRDNGFNVIIGQRKGGKSWEKAKADGFQEGIDLFEIEQACDKGTIIQYLLSDAGQIAQWNTVKNHLSAGKALYFSHGFGITHHDQTGIVPPDDVDVILVAPKGSGTSLRRLFVAGKGLNSSFAVHQDATGNARERVISLGIGVGSGYLFETNFEKEVHSDLTGERGSLMGAIQGLFAAQYDLLRKKGHSPSEAFNETVEEATQSLYPLIAENGMDWMYANCSTTAQRGALDWWKKFRDAVVPVFEELYDSVESGNEAKITIKANEKDDYRVRLEEELKELSDSEMWKAGAAVRKLRPENA, encoded by the coding sequence ATGGCACAAATTAATTTTGGTGGAACCTTAGAAGAGGTGGTCACCCGGGAAGAATTTCCATTAGAAAAAGCAAGAGAAGTACTGAAAAACGAAACCATCGCCATCATTGGTTATGGTGTACAAGGACCTGGTCAGGCGCTCAACCTAAGAGACAATGGGTTCAATGTAATCATAGGTCAGCGTAAAGGCGGAAAATCATGGGAAAAGGCTAAAGCAGATGGCTTTCAGGAGGGAATTGATCTTTTTGAAATAGAGCAAGCTTGTGATAAAGGAACCATCATTCAATACCTCCTATCAGATGCAGGGCAAATCGCCCAATGGAATACAGTAAAAAACCATCTATCCGCTGGAAAAGCCTTGTATTTCTCTCATGGATTTGGCATCACTCATCACGATCAGACCGGCATAGTGCCTCCTGATGATGTCGATGTTATTCTGGTTGCGCCAAAGGGATCTGGAACTTCATTGAGAAGATTATTTGTCGCTGGAAAAGGTCTCAACTCATCATTTGCTGTACATCAAGATGCTACGGGAAATGCAAGAGAACGAGTCATTTCATTGGGTATTGGAGTCGGTTCTGGTTATCTATTCGAAACCAATTTTGAGAAGGAAGTTCATAGCGATCTAACTGGAGAACGAGGAAGCTTGATGGGTGCAATTCAGGGATTGTTTGCTGCTCAGTATGATTTGCTTCGAAAGAAGGGGCATTCACCTTCCGAAGCATTTAACGAGACGGTGGAAGAAGCTACTCAATCTCTTTACCCGCTCATTGCGGAAAATGGTATGGATTGGATGTATGCTAATTGCTCCACAACCGCACAACGCGGTGCACTTGACTGGTGGAAAAAATTTAGAGATGCAGTAGTTCCAGTTTTTGAAGAATTGTACGATAGTGTGGAGTCAGGCAATGAAGCCAAAATAACTATTAAGGCCAACGAAAAAGATGACTACAGAGTAAGGCTTGAGGAAGAGCTAAAAGAATTGAGCGATTCAGAAATGTGGAAAGCTGGTGCCGCAGTAAGAAAACTTAGACCTGAAAATGCATAA
- the ilvN gene encoding acetolactate synthase small subunit: MEQKEYTISVLTEDKPGLLNKLTIILSRRKININSLNVSTTEVEGVSRYTIVATATKPALEKVVKQIRKLVDVLGSFLYEEDQIYYQEIALYKLSLEVFQKNRLLETLIRQHGAKIIAIEENQIVIEKTGTKQETHELYETLQPFDILEFARSGRVAISKSKRRTEAFIRELETSQSNTLSIKEF, from the coding sequence ATGGAGCAGAAAGAATACACCATATCGGTTTTGACAGAGGACAAACCTGGACTTCTGAATAAACTCACGATCATTTTGAGTCGAAGAAAGATCAATATAAATAGTCTGAATGTCTCTACTACAGAAGTGGAAGGAGTCAGCAGGTATACCATAGTGGCTACTGCCACTAAACCGGCATTAGAGAAAGTAGTAAAACAGATAAGGAAACTAGTTGATGTTCTGGGGTCTTTCCTATACGAAGAAGATCAGATTTACTATCAGGAAATTGCTTTATACAAACTCTCGCTTGAAGTCTTTCAAAAAAACAGGCTTCTGGAGACACTCATCAGGCAGCATGGAGCCAAAATCATTGCAATTGAAGAAAATCAGATTGTCATTGAGAAAACAGGCACCAAGCAAGAAACGCATGAGTTGTATGAAACGCTACAGCCTTTCGACATTCTTGAATTTGCCCGCTCTGGCAGAGTGGCAATTTCAAAATCAAAAAGACGAACGGAGGCTTTCATAAGGGAATTAGAAACCTCACAATCTAACACATTAAGTATCAAAGAATTTTAA
- the ilvB gene encoding biosynthetic-type acetolactate synthase large subunit: MEALVESLEKKLKTERLTGSEAILKCLIEEEVETIFGYPGGAIMPVYDALYDYEDQLKHILTRHEQGAIHAAQGFARSSGKVGVCFATSGPGATNLITGITDAQIDSTPLVCITGQVASHLLGSDAFQETDIIGISMPVTKWNFQITRPEEIPMALAKAFYIAQSGRPGPVLIDITKDAQQQSFDFTYEACERIRSYQPYPELKEQPLKTATELINQAKKPYLIFGQGVTLSGAEKELKEFVEKTGIPAASTLLGLSAFSTNHPLYVGYAGMHGNYGPNVKTNECDVFIAIGMRFDDRVTGDINTYAKQAKVIHIELDPAEIDKNIQTDVAINGDAKQALKALLPLVKSNDHEEWVKEFHECDKIEMDKAIQKSIQPTSELMTMAEVIHKLSIKTQGKSVVITDVGQHQMMAARYYQFDQPKSHITSGGLGTMGFCLPAAIGAKIGKPNREVIAIIGDGGFQMTIQELGVIMQYQVGVKILILNNSFLGMVRQWQQLFFDRRYSFTEMDNPDFIKIAEGYRIAAQRIEKREELNYAFDQWLNTKESSLLEIVVEKEENVFPMVPSGSCVSKIRLE, from the coding sequence ATGGAAGCACTAGTAGAAAGTCTAGAAAAAAAATTAAAAACCGAACGATTAACCGGTTCTGAAGCTATTTTGAAATGCCTGATTGAAGAAGAAGTTGAAACCATTTTCGGTTATCCAGGAGGGGCCATTATGCCTGTTTATGACGCTTTGTATGATTATGAAGATCAATTAAAGCATATTCTGACACGACACGAGCAAGGAGCTATACATGCAGCCCAAGGGTTTGCCAGATCTTCTGGAAAAGTAGGCGTTTGCTTTGCTACTTCCGGACCAGGTGCAACCAATCTAATCACAGGCATTACTGATGCCCAAATTGATTCTACTCCCCTTGTTTGTATAACAGGTCAAGTCGCCAGCCATCTATTGGGCAGTGATGCATTTCAAGAGACTGACATCATTGGTATTTCTATGCCAGTAACTAAATGGAACTTCCAGATAACTCGGCCAGAAGAAATCCCAATGGCACTCGCAAAAGCTTTTTACATTGCACAATCTGGGCGCCCCGGCCCTGTCCTTATTGACATCACGAAAGATGCTCAACAACAGTCTTTTGATTTTACTTATGAGGCTTGCGAAAGAATCAGAAGTTATCAGCCTTATCCAGAACTAAAAGAGCAGCCGCTAAAAACAGCCACTGAGTTAATCAATCAGGCAAAAAAACCATATCTGATTTTCGGACAAGGTGTAACTCTGTCTGGCGCTGAAAAAGAACTTAAGGAATTCGTGGAAAAAACAGGAATTCCTGCAGCTTCTACCCTATTGGGATTATCAGCTTTTTCAACCAACCATCCACTCTATGTAGGTTATGCGGGCATGCATGGTAATTATGGGCCAAATGTGAAAACCAATGAATGCGATGTATTCATAGCTATTGGCATGCGATTCGACGACCGTGTAACAGGTGACATCAATACCTATGCAAAGCAAGCAAAAGTGATCCACATCGAATTGGATCCAGCCGAAATTGACAAGAATATTCAAACGGATGTCGCAATAAACGGAGATGCTAAGCAAGCACTCAAAGCATTGCTACCATTAGTTAAATCAAATGATCACGAGGAATGGGTAAAAGAATTTCACGAATGCGATAAAATTGAAATGGATAAAGCTATCCAGAAATCAATTCAACCAACCAGTGAATTGATGACCATGGCAGAAGTCATCCACAAATTATCCATAAAAACACAAGGAAAATCGGTCGTTATAACAGACGTAGGGCAACATCAAATGATGGCGGCTAGATACTATCAGTTCGACCAACCTAAAAGTCATATCACTTCAGGTGGTCTAGGAACCATGGGATTCTGTCTTCCAGCTGCGATCGGTGCTAAGATCGGCAAACCGAATCGGGAAGTGATCGCCATCATTGGAGATGGCGGCTTTCAAATGACCATACAAGAGCTGGGGGTAATCATGCAGTACCAAGTAGGAGTTAAAATTTTGATTTTGAATAATAGTTTTCTGGGTATGGTGAGGCAGTGGCAACAGTTATTCTTCGATAGAAGGTATTCATTCACAGAAATGGATAATCCTGATTTCATCAAAATAGCAGAAGGATACCGCATTGCTGCGCAACGAATTGAGAAAAGAGAAGAATTAAACTATGCATTTGATCAATGGCTGAATACCAAAGAGTCCAGTCTCCTCGAAATTGTGGTAGAGAAGGAAGAAAATGTATTCCCTATGGTGCCTTCAGGAAGTTGTGTTTCTAAAATAAGATTAGAGTGA
- the ilvD gene encoding dihydroxy-acid dehydratase has protein sequence MKELNKYSKIVTQNPSQPAAQAMLHAIGLSKEDLKKPLIGIGSTGFEGNPCNMHLNDLAIHVKKGVNSCGGNGLIFNTIGVSDGISMGTPGMRYSLPSRDLIADSMETVVRGMSYDGLITVVGCDKNMPGALMAMLRLDRPSILVYGGTIASGCLNDKKLDVVSAFEAWGEKVSGQIEENEYQQVIENACPGAGACGGMYTANTMASAIEALGMSLPYNSSNPAVGEEKVHESKKAGEYLMTLLEKDLKPSDIVTKTAIENAVTLLTVLGGSTNAVLHFLAIADAASVDFKLSDFQHISDKTPFLADLKPSGKHLMEDIHLMGGMPVILKYLIKLGMIDGECMTVTGKTLKENVSTVPDLSFEQKVIYPVDHPIKPSGHIQILHGNLAEEGAVAKITGKEGLKFTGKAKVYDGEYAANDGIQNGEIEKGDVIVIRYEGPKGGPGMPEMLKPTAAIMGVGLGKEVALITDGRFSGGTHGFVVGHISPEAQEGGAIALVKTGDTITIDAEKNSIKLEISDQELEQRKANWSAPSLKIQRGTLYKYAKMVSSASQGCLTDN, from the coding sequence ATGAAAGAACTAAACAAATACAGCAAAATAGTTACACAAAATCCCTCACAACCTGCGGCGCAAGCTATGCTTCATGCAATAGGTTTGAGCAAAGAAGATCTCAAAAAACCTTTGATTGGTATCGGGAGCACAGGGTTTGAGGGAAACCCATGCAATATGCATCTGAATGACCTTGCCATTCATGTCAAAAAGGGGGTCAATTCGTGTGGTGGAAATGGACTAATCTTTAATACGATTGGAGTAAGTGATGGTATTTCTATGGGAACACCAGGCATGCGTTACTCACTTCCTTCCCGTGATCTAATTGCCGATTCTATGGAGACTGTAGTAAGGGGCATGAGTTATGATGGTTTAATCACCGTGGTAGGATGTGACAAAAATATGCCTGGTGCACTAATGGCTATGCTGCGATTAGATCGCCCTTCAATTCTGGTATACGGGGGCACCATTGCTTCTGGATGCCTCAATGATAAAAAGTTAGATGTTGTTTCTGCCTTTGAGGCGTGGGGTGAAAAAGTCTCAGGTCAGATAGAGGAAAATGAATATCAACAGGTAATAGAAAATGCCTGCCCTGGCGCAGGTGCATGTGGAGGAATGTATACGGCCAACACCATGGCTTCTGCCATAGAAGCCTTAGGTATGTCTTTGCCCTACAACTCGTCTAATCCAGCGGTAGGTGAAGAAAAGGTTCATGAAAGTAAGAAAGCAGGTGAATACCTCATGACCTTATTAGAAAAGGATCTTAAGCCTTCTGATATTGTTACGAAAACCGCCATTGAAAATGCAGTAACACTTTTAACTGTATTAGGAGGATCTACTAATGCAGTCCTGCACTTTCTCGCTATCGCTGATGCGGCAAGTGTTGACTTCAAATTATCTGATTTCCAGCATATCAGTGACAAAACTCCTTTTCTGGCCGATCTAAAACCCAGCGGTAAACACTTGATGGAAGACATTCATCTCATGGGTGGTATGCCTGTTATTCTAAAATACTTGATTAAGCTGGGTATGATTGACGGTGAGTGCATGACGGTTACAGGAAAAACACTCAAAGAAAATGTATCAACCGTTCCAGATCTTTCTTTTGAACAGAAAGTCATCTATCCTGTAGATCACCCTATTAAACCATCAGGTCATATTCAAATACTTCACGGAAACCTTGCAGAAGAAGGAGCAGTAGCTAAAATCACCGGAAAAGAAGGTTTGAAGTTCACTGGTAAAGCCAAAGTATATGATGGAGAGTATGCTGCAAATGACGGAATCCAGAATGGGGAGATAGAAAAAGGAGATGTAATCGTCATTCGTTACGAAGGCCCAAAAGGTGGCCCAGGGATGCCCGAAATGCTCAAACCAACTGCTGCAATTATGGGAGTAGGACTTGGAAAAGAAGTAGCATTAATCACCGATGGAAGATTCTCAGGAGGCACTCATGGGTTTGTAGTAGGTCATATCTCGCCTGAAGCTCAAGAAGGAGGAGCTATTGCTCTGGTGAAAACTGGAGATACAATTACAATAGATGCGGAGAAGAATAGCATAAAACTGGAGATAAGCGATCAGGAGTTAGAACAGCGAAAAGCCAATTGGTCCGCCCCTTCACTAAAAATTCAACGAGGCACACTTTACAAATATGCCAAAATGGTTTCATCTGCATCTCAGGGGTGCTTAACTGATAATTGA
- the leuB gene encoding 3-isopropylmalate dehydrogenase, translating into MKKKITILPGDGIGPEVVNQGLKVIKAINHLFDHHFELKEADFGAISIDKYGTPLTDETLDACLTSDAVYLGAIGDPKYDNDPNLPVRPEQGLLKLRKSLELFSNIRPISTYDLLFNVSPLKNTLLDGVDFVIYRELTGGIYFGEKKLSEDKTHASDLCEYSDKEISRIAYQAFEAASARRKKLTLVDKANVLETSRLWRRVVQEISQEYPEVTVDYLFVDNAAMQIVLNPSQFDVILTENMFGDIISDLASVITGSLGMLPSASVGKKVALFEPIHGSYPQAQGLDIANPMAAILSVAMMYEHFGLFSEAEMIKNGIKWALDNDIITQDLSAGKESSSCSKIGDVVAWFIEEEGDMKIKDDSAKISLNCII; encoded by the coding sequence ATGAAAAAGAAAATAACAATATTACCCGGAGATGGCATAGGTCCTGAAGTAGTGAATCAGGGATTAAAAGTGATTAAAGCAATAAATCACTTGTTCGATCATCACTTCGAGCTAAAAGAAGCTGATTTTGGAGCGATAAGCATCGATAAATACGGCACTCCACTCACAGATGAAACTCTGGACGCATGTCTCACAAGTGATGCTGTATATCTAGGTGCCATTGGGGATCCAAAATATGACAATGACCCTAATCTTCCAGTACGTCCGGAACAAGGATTGCTCAAGCTGAGAAAGTCATTAGAGTTGTTTTCAAACATTCGACCGATTAGTACATATGACCTTCTTTTCAACGTTTCTCCTCTAAAAAACACCTTACTCGACGGAGTAGATTTTGTTATCTATCGGGAGCTAACAGGAGGAATATATTTTGGGGAGAAAAAGTTATCCGAGGATAAAACTCACGCCTCAGATCTTTGTGAATACTCAGACAAAGAAATAAGCAGGATTGCCTATCAAGCTTTTGAAGCAGCTTCTGCCAGAAGAAAAAAACTTACGCTGGTAGATAAAGCCAATGTACTTGAAACATCCAGGCTTTGGAGACGGGTGGTGCAAGAAATAAGTCAGGAATATCCTGAAGTTACTGTTGATTATCTCTTTGTGGACAATGCAGCTATGCAAATTGTGCTTAACCCAAGTCAATTTGATGTAATCCTTACTGAGAATATGTTTGGCGACATCATTTCAGACTTAGCTAGTGTAATTACCGGATCATTGGGAATGTTACCTTCCGCTTCAGTCGGGAAGAAAGTAGCGTTGTTTGAGCCTATTCATGGCTCGTACCCACAAGCCCAAGGATTAGATATTGCCAACCCTATGGCTGCCATTCTTTCAGTTGCAATGATGTACGAGCATTTCGGACTCTTTTCAGAAGCTGAAATGATTAAAAATGGTATCAAGTGGGCCTTGGACAATGACATTATCACTCAAGATCTAAGTGCTGGTAAAGAATCCAGTTCATGCTCAAAAATCGGAGATGTCGTTGCTTGGTTCATAGAAGAAGAAGGGGATATGAAGATCAAAGATGATTCAGCCAAAATCTCACTTAATTGTATAATCTAA
- the leuD gene encoding 3-isopropylmalate dehydratase small subunit — MKINSTALPLAIDNIDTDQIIPAKFLKQVDKIGYGKNLFYSWRYLQDGNVNPEFILNQPERSSAKIMIAGNNFGCGSSREHAAWAVADYGIEAIISTQFADIFKGNAYNNGILPIELDKQFVDILLQKTMDNAETEVNIDLENQMISCDAINLNQPFDIHPFKKQCLMQGIDETEFLINLKSEILAYETQRGEPV; from the coding sequence ATGAAAATTAACTCCACAGCCCTCCCTCTGGCAATCGACAATATTGATACTGATCAGATCATCCCTGCGAAATTTTTAAAGCAAGTGGATAAAATCGGGTACGGGAAAAATCTTTTCTATAGCTGGAGATATCTACAAGATGGGAATGTCAATCCAGAATTTATTCTCAACCAACCAGAAAGATCTTCAGCTAAAATTATGATTGCAGGAAATAATTTTGGTTGTGGTTCCAGTCGTGAACACGCCGCATGGGCGGTAGCAGACTATGGAATTGAAGCAATTATATCAACACAGTTTGCAGACATCTTTAAAGGAAACGCTTACAATAATGGAATTCTTCCAATTGAGCTGGATAAACAGTTTGTTGATATACTCCTACAGAAAACAATGGACAATGCTGAAACTGAAGTAAACATTGATTTAGAAAACCAAATGATTTCATGTGACGCAATAAACTTAAATCAACCCTTTGATATTCATCCATTTAAAAAGCAATGCTTAATGCAAGGAATAGACGAGACTGAATTTTTAATAAATCTAAAGTCTGAAATCTTGGCTTACGAAACTCAAAGAGGGGAACCTGTTTAA
- the leuC gene encoding 3-isopropylmalate dehydratase large subunit: protein MGKTLFDKIWDSHVVKNVSEGLDVLFIDQHFLHEVTSPQAFDGLRDRGIGVLMPHRCLATADHNVPTVNQSQPIKDPLSATQVASLKKNCDEFGIELFEIGHENQGIVHIIGPDLGITQPGMTIVCGDSHTSTHGAFGTIAFGIGTSQVEQVLATQSLVLSKPKNMKIEVNGSLPFGTTPKDVILYIISKLGTEGATGHFVEYCGSVFEDMSMEERMTVCNMSIEMGARGGLIGVDQTTVDYVTKRAEIDHEKLSWWKSLNTDYNAFYDKKIAFRAEDIHPMVTTGTAPDTGVRLNQKIGDAPHLSTKSLQYMKFNAEENVSDQVVDYVFIGSCTNGRIEDLRLVANLIRGRKKADGVNAWVVPGSMKVRAQAIEENLDKIFKESGFEFREPGCSACLAMNDDKIPSGSLCVSTSNRNFEGRQGDGARTVLASPLTAAASALTGKITDPTLFLDEN, encoded by the coding sequence ATGGGAAAGACATTATTTGATAAGATATGGGATAGTCATGTAGTTAAAAATGTATCCGAAGGATTGGATGTACTCTTTATCGATCAGCATTTCCTACATGAGGTTACAAGCCCACAAGCATTTGATGGATTAAGAGATAGGGGCATAGGTGTACTGATGCCTCATAGATGTTTGGCAACTGCAGATCATAATGTGCCTACAGTTAATCAATCTCAGCCTATCAAAGATCCTCTTTCTGCAACACAGGTAGCTTCTTTGAAAAAAAATTGTGACGAATTTGGAATAGAACTCTTTGAGATAGGTCATGAAAACCAAGGAATCGTTCACATTATTGGGCCAGACTTAGGAATTACTCAACCAGGCATGACCATCGTTTGTGGAGACAGTCATACTTCCACTCATGGAGCGTTTGGAACCATTGCTTTTGGCATAGGCACTTCACAGGTAGAACAAGTTTTAGCCACTCAAAGTCTTGTACTGAGTAAGCCAAAAAACATGAAAATCGAAGTAAATGGATCATTACCTTTTGGAACTACCCCGAAGGATGTCATCCTTTACATCATCTCAAAGTTGGGCACAGAAGGCGCAACAGGTCATTTTGTGGAATACTGTGGAAGTGTGTTCGAAGATATGTCAATGGAAGAGCGCATGACCGTCTGCAACATGAGCATTGAAATGGGTGCACGAGGTGGGCTCATAGGAGTTGATCAAACCACTGTTGATTATGTAACCAAAAGAGCAGAAATAGACCATGAAAAACTCTCCTGGTGGAAATCATTAAACACAGATTACAATGCATTCTACGATAAGAAAATTGCTTTTCGTGCAGAAGATATCCACCCAATGGTGACTACCGGAACTGCCCCAGATACAGGTGTTAGGTTAAATCAAAAAATTGGAGATGCTCCTCATCTATCAACAAAATCCTTGCAATACATGAAATTCAATGCTGAAGAAAATGTATCAGATCAGGTAGTTGACTATGTATTTATCGGCAGTTGCACAAATGGAAGAATAGAAGACTTAAGGCTGGTTGCAAACCTGATCAGGGGCAGAAAAAAAGCAGATGGAGTTAATGCCTGGGTGGTACCTGGCTCTATGAAGGTAAGAGCACAAGCCATTGAAGAAAACTTAGATAAGATATTCAAAGAAAGCGGATTCGAATTTCGTGAACCAGGCTGTTCAGCTTGCCTGGCTATGAACGATGATAAAATTCCTTCAGGTTCACTCTGTGTTTCTACTTCCAATAGAAATTTTGAGGGCAGGCAGGGAGATGGAGCACGAACAGTACTTGCCAGTCCACTTACGGCAGCTGCCTCAGCATTAACAGGAAAGATCACAGACCCAACCCTATTTCTAGATGAAAATTAA
- a CDS encoding 2-isopropylmalate synthase — translation MDKLFVFDTTLRDGEQVPGCQLKSEEKLEIAFALESLGVDIIEAGFPVSSPEDFKSVSLISNQIKDTTICGLSRAVDEDIDVAAEALKNAANARIHTGIGTSDSHIKFKLKATKEEIIARAVHAVKYARNKVAEVEFYAEDAGRTDNEYLARVVEAAIDAGATIINIPDTTGYCLPEQFGEKISYLINHVPNIDKAILSTHCHNDLGLATANSVAGIQAGARQVECTINGIGERAGNTSLEEVVMIINQHKHITVAHEIDTKKIIPISETVSEMMNMPVQPNKAIVGANAFAHSSGIHQDGVIKNRETYEIIDPEEVGATGSEIILTARSGKAALNFHAKKLGYTLDKDALKIAYKNFLEVADTVRCIEQSHLHDIFKSIKVYA, via the coding sequence ATGGACAAACTTTTTGTATTTGATACTACACTTAGGGATGGCGAACAGGTGCCAGGATGTCAATTGAAAAGTGAAGAAAAACTTGAAATTGCTTTTGCCTTAGAAAGTCTAGGGGTAGATATTATTGAAGCAGGATTTCCAGTTTCAAGCCCGGAAGATTTTAAATCTGTATCCTTGATTTCAAATCAAATTAAGGATACAACAATTTGTGGTTTGTCTAGAGCCGTTGATGAAGATATTGATGTAGCAGCTGAGGCCTTGAAAAATGCAGCGAATGCGAGAATCCATACAGGTATCGGTACTTCAGATTCTCATATTAAATTCAAGCTCAAAGCAACAAAAGAAGAAATAATAGCTCGCGCTGTTCACGCTGTAAAGTATGCTAGAAATAAAGTGGCAGAAGTTGAATTCTATGCAGAAGATGCTGGAAGAACAGATAATGAATATCTAGCGAGGGTAGTTGAAGCGGCGATAGATGCAGGAGCAACCATCATCAACATTCCAGATACTACGGGATACTGCCTTCCGGAACAATTCGGAGAAAAAATAAGCTACTTAATTAATCATGTCCCTAACATTGATAAGGCTATATTATCTACTCATTGTCACAATGACCTAGGCTTGGCCACTGCTAATTCCGTTGCTGGAATCCAAGCAGGTGCTCGCCAAGTAGAATGCACAATCAATGGGATAGGAGAAAGAGCAGGCAACACCTCATTGGAAGAGGTGGTAATGATCATTAATCAACATAAGCACATCACCGTAGCTCATGAGATTGACACAAAAAAGATCATTCCTATTAGTGAAACTGTATCAGAAATGATGAATATGCCTGTACAACCGAACAAGGCAATTGTAGGTGCGAATGCCTTTGCTCATTCATCCGGAATTCATCAGGATGGGGTGATAAAAAACAGAGAAACTTACGAAATCATTGATCCAGAGGAAGTTGGTGCAACAGGATCTGAAATTATCTTAACTGCAAGAAGTGGCAAGGCCGCTCTAAACTTCCACGCAAAAAAACTTGGATATACCCTTGATAAAGACGCATTAAAAATTGCTTACAAAAATTTCCTGGAGGTTGCCGATACAGTAAGATGTATTGAACAGTCGCACTTACATGATATTTTCAAGAGCATTAAAGTATACGCCTAA
- the tsf gene encoding translation elongation factor Ts: MAITAQDVNKLRQMTGAGMMDCKKALTEAEGDFDKAVEFLRKKGQKVSASRADRETSEGVVFAKTNSDSTEGALIAFTCETDFVAKNDEFVQLGNQIAELAFAQKPSNIEALNSLSLGDLTVGDKIIELTGKIGEKLEVKAFEVLTGEAVVPYIHSNGKLGVMVVLSNTNGTEVAEAGKDVAMQIAAMNPVAVDKDGVDPSVVEKEIEIGKDQARQEGKPENIIEKIAMGKLNKFYKENTLLSQSFVKDSSQSVSQYLDSVSKGMTVSDFKRVSIG; the protein is encoded by the coding sequence ATGGCTATTACAGCACAAGACGTAAACAAATTAAGACAAATGACTGGTGCCGGCATGATGGATTGCAAGAAGGCGCTTACAGAAGCAGAAGGAGATTTCGATAAAGCAGTTGAGTTTTTGAGAAAGAAAGGTCAGAAAGTATCTGCATCCAGAGCTGATAGAGAGACTTCTGAAGGAGTCGTATTTGCTAAAACCAACAGTGATAGCACTGAAGGTGCATTAATCGCATTTACTTGTGAAACTGATTTCGTAGCTAAGAATGATGAGTTCGTTCAATTAGGAAATCAAATTGCTGAGCTTGCATTCGCTCAGAAACCTTCTAACATAGAGGCGTTGAACAGTTTAAGTCTTGGTGATTTAACCGTAGGCGATAAGATTATTGAGCTTACTGGAAAAATAGGTGAAAAACTAGAAGTGAAAGCTTTCGAAGTATTGACTGGTGAAGCTGTAGTTCCTTACATCCATTCAAATGGTAAACTTGGAGTGATGGTAGTATTATCTAACACCAATGGAACTGAAGTAGCGGAAGCTGGAAAAGATGTTGCTATGCAAATAGCTGCAATGAACCCTGTTGCTGTTGATAAGGATGGTGTTGATCCATCGGTGGTAGAAAAGGAAATCGAAATCGGAAAAGATCAGGCACGACAAGAAGGAAAGCCTGAAAATATCATAGAAAAAATTGCAATGGGTAAGCTTAACAAGTTCTATAAAGAGAACACACTACTTAGCCAATCATTTGTCAAGGATAGCTCTCAATCCGTATCTCAGTACCTTGATTCTGTATCTAAGGGAATGACTGTTTCTGATTTCAAAAGAGTTTCAATCGGATAA